In one window of Gemmatimonadota bacterium DNA:
- a CDS encoding DUF5662 family protein, which translates to MIIAIVKHFNYLFWHKVYVFRAGVKRGVPLRQLLVHDWSKFLPSEFVPYTRRFFLGREDPETQLQYELAFGLHCSRSPHHWEHWVVDGYPMKMPRQFALEMLADWDGAGMAKNGKNNTVAWYLANREHLMLHVQTRALIENELFLKQECPHCKMIIGNNVSVLTNEDGCLPEDQRVALLTYIGELHVRHS; encoded by the coding sequence TTGATCATCGCCATAGTCAAGCACTTCAACTACCTGTTCTGGCACAAGGTCTACGTCTTCCGCGCGGGCGTGAAGCGAGGCGTGCCGCTGCGCCAGTTGCTCGTCCACGACTGGTCGAAGTTTCTTCCGTCGGAGTTCGTGCCGTATACGCGTCGCTTTTTCCTCGGGCGAGAAGATCCGGAGACTCAGCTGCAGTATGAATTGGCATTCGGACTGCATTGCTCCCGCAGCCCGCACCACTGGGAGCACTGGGTCGTCGACGGCTATCCGATGAAGATGCCCAGGCAGTTCGCGCTTGAGATGTTGGCCGATTGGGATGGCGCCGGCATGGCAAAGAACGGTAAAAATAACACGGTAGCCTGGTATCTGGCCAACCGCGAACATCTGATGTTGCACGTGCAGACGAGAGCGCTCATCGAGAATGAACTATTTCTTAAGCAAGAGTGTCCACACTGCAAGATGATCATTGGAAATAACGTCTCGGTGCTGACGAACGAAGACGGATGCTTGCCTGAAGACCAGCGAGTAGCATTGCTGACGTACATCGGCGAACTCCATGTGAGACACTCGTGA